AATGGTAATGGCGAGAAAGCATGAGCCGACATTGCCAACAGCGATACAGTGCACTGGCTAGAGGGTGCCGCCAGTGGCACTAGCGATACTGGCTGACGTGGAGGGAGTCGCTTTCTCCATTGGCGAGACAACCACACATAGGGTCTCGCCTCTCCCATTGGCGAGACACCTTCACGGAGTTGTTGAAGTGGTTACGAAATTTCTGCGAGCGTGTTCGGCGGCGACGGCGGAGAGGTGTTTGAGAATGCTGGTGGTGTTGGCCACGTGCGTGGAGGGTCGGGCGGCGATGACGGAGGAGCCGTGGTGTGTTGCGGCGGTGGTGGAGAGGATTACGAAGGCGTCAAAGGCTGCGGCGGCGGACGCGGTGGCGGTGCTGTGGAGCTTGTGCTGTTTATGCAAGAACGTGAAGGTGAAAGATGACGTGGCAAAGCGAAATGGCGTCGTGGTGGTTTTGTTGGTTATGCAGAGGGGGTGGGAGGAGCACGTGAGAAGCATGTGCGTGGATTTGATTAAGGTTTTGAAGGGTGCGCGTAAGAACGGGTTGGGGTTGGAACTAGGATGCTACGACACAAAAACCACTCATATAAAACCTTGCTAATGTTGTAATATTGATTAAGTTGAACCAACTTTTTGATTTTTAGTGAATAGTTGAACCATCGTTTTAGCATGCAACAAAAGAATGTTTTATGTTGGTTAACTTTGCTCTTATCGATCTTTTCTTTTTAGTAttagaaggaaagaaagaaatggagaaaaaatgTATATGGTAGAGAGAATAATATTTGAACATAACAAAGTAGAAGGAAAACAAATTTCATTTGAtatcagtattttttttcagttttttaattTGGGTATACAGTTTTTGTTTGGATATAGATTAAAGATAAGTTCTAGCAAATCAAGGTCACGGTGATAAGTTTTTATGACCTAAgtacttttctattttttggtctTTAGGATCTAATTAAATGCTTTGATGCATAAATTTTTAGAGTAAGAAGTGGTTTTGAACTTTTGGGTTTTTGAGAAAAAGGTTTTTCATATTTGTTCAACCAGAAATAGGTTCTATAGTTTTCAGAACTTCGTTATAAGACTGGAGAAGAAACTGTGTTTGTTAACATGGAGTGGCCCTCTGAAACAATGCATTGTGCACAATTATCCTTGTATTTTCTCATATATGAAATTGGAGACCCGTGAAGGTGTCTCGCCAATGGGAGAGGCAAGACCCTATGTGTGGCTGTCTCGCCAATGGAGAAAGCGGCTCCCTCCACGTATCGCTAGTGCCACTGGCGGCACCCTCCAGCCAGTGCACTGTATCGCTGTTGGCAATGGCGGCTTATGCTTTCTTGCCATTACCTTTGGCGGGTTCCATGCAAAAAGTGACCCCCTgcgtaaatatttacaaaacaaaCCCCTTTGcgtaaatagtttttaaatgtGACCCCTTTGCGTAAATTggccaaaaaaaaagagacaaaacgTCGAATGGCTAAAAGCCTTATTTATGTATGCAGAAAGTCTATACTTAACACACTCAATTGGAAGCTAAATCCTCACAAGCTTCGAAACCTTTTTACTACACCACACCTGCTACCCACTTTCTTTGTTATTGGTTCAAAAAAGCCTAAACattccttttcttattcttaCTCTGCTTCATTCTATGGCTGCTCTTTAATATGTTCTAAAACCGTCGACCCTTGTTTTTACTTATTCATCAACGGAGGATAgagcttttctttttttgctttcctaTGATATGGATTTGGTTGATTCTCCTATGGTATCGACTGCCTTTGTTCAACTGAGACTTCAGCGTCCGTGGATTCTCTAGTAGCTGCTCTAGTGTCTGCTTCATCGGGTGCTGAATCAGATGCTTTATCTGCATGGTTTGAAACTCTTTGAAAAAGAAACTGCTTTGCCTAGGAATTCTAGGTTGAAAGCCCTCTTTGACCAAAACCAAGAACATAAGTCTTGATCCTAGGCTTTTGAATCAATCAAAAGATCCTGAGCTGAGTAAGGATACAACACATCAGTATAAGCTTCTACAACATCAGCCAGGGCAAAGGCACTTTCCAAACCTGAATCTACAGAAGATAGAACCTAAATAAGAAGCCAAGCAGGCCTTTTGGTAGAAAAAAGGTATGTAGGGGTTCTGGGTCTATTataacaaaaaagggggagaacgGATTTTGGGATGTGTCTATCCCACAACCTGGTGAAATGTAAGACCACCTACATAACCTAGCCCAAAAGAGTGTAAGCGAGGGATTAAAAACCTAGTTGATCACTTATAAAGTCAAGtagaaaatattattctattttgaTTCCCAACATGCAAAAGTACAAAACCAATTAACATAGAAATTAGAGTGAGTTGGATGGAACCTGATGATCTTCGAGGTAGAAGGGAGCTAGAGTGGAAGCTGGCGTGGGAATAGTAGGAGCTCCAGCTCGCTGAATAAGCCACCATAATGTAGGAAAAAGAATAATCAATAGGAGAAGGATGTGTCTCAGGTGTGGAGACCTGTTTCGAAGGTGAACCAACAAAGTAACATGCAACCGAGCATGAAGCAACAAGTGTTGTAGATTTGGTGGAACTTCTTCTCGGAGATGTTTGGTTAAGTGAGGTGGCCCAACAAGCCGAACTAGGAAGAATGAGTCTAGCGATCAGGAAGCATAGATAGCACAGGCAGAGATGGTACTTAACCCGTCCCAGTGGGTTGGtctacatatataatatttgatgCATACAAAATGAGAAAACACCGTATTgatgcaaacaagaaaacaagcagTGTATCAACTTTATTCTTTGAGCTAGTTAAAATCTATAGTATAAGAGTAGACATGAATATACTTAATATcagtttgtttgtgttttttcctAGTAGACACTTTGCATGGAATGAGCAGAGCGAAGCACAAAAAAATTGATAGGATTTGACATATGATTGTTATATGTGACTATGTGAGTCAGAAGTAAAGTGAGAAAAGGACAACGAGAATTAATAGCTACGTACCTTGTCCCAGCCATAGTCATTCCACTCAAGAGACAAGTTCTTGGTAAGCTGAAAAGGACCATTTGAACAAAACAAACCTAGTTCATTGCTGCATCTTGGTCCTCTAGTCAGCGATATGACAACACAATCATTCTTACTGCTTTGAGATTCAAAGAAGAAGTAGAACATCTTGCAGAtgataaagggaaaaaaagtttATTCAATTCAAAGCAGGACCACATATTACTTATCtcctaataaattatttactaaaacATACCGTGTGGTGCTCCCCAAGTCCTCCATACATCTGTAGCAGACAAGCatgaaatttagaaaaaagCAAATAAACAACCTGAAATACTAATATTTAATAGGTATCatgtataaaaaagtaaaagggaTAAATCATGGATGAGAATGCAAAGATGAAACATATATGATTCATGGTTGCAAATTTTAGTTCGGCAATATTATCACATCACATTTGGTACAAatcaagttcatttttttttatcaagggaAAAATAATGCAccctaatataaaaaaagaacgactgtgaaaaaaatgaagtgaaaacaaaaaatcatgatataaTGCAAGAATTCCATATATTACACTCTTTTAAAAGATAATCTATGCATCATATTCCTCATACTCAAATTAAGGTCAtgattgttggatcaagtggcctcagaataagtaagaagggggagttgaattaattattaatgtgtcttgactaattaaaaatttatccttcttaatattactagattcaattaggctttactactaagttatgagaaagtaaagaacagaaacaataacttagacaaaaagtaaagcgaaaataaaaagtacacagcggaaattaaagagtgtagggaaaaagaagacaaacacaagatttatactggtttggccacaacccgtgcctacgtccagtccccaagcaaccaaatggttcttaagatttctttcaaccttgtaaaatcctttacaagccaaagatccacaagggatgtaccctcccttgttctctttgaacaaccaagtggatgtaccctccacttgaattgatccacaagagatgtaccctctcttgttctcagtataacaatccccaagtagatgtaccctctacttgtaccacaaaggatgtaccctccaatgtgttgggacaaagaattctcaggcggttagtcctttgaatctttgtaaggggaaacaaaagatatctcaagcggttagtcctttgaaatcttttgtttaaggggaagggaaaaatcaaaagaattcttaggcagttagtccattgaattctcttggaagagagaagggagacacaaaagaattcaggaggttagtccttctattcttttggcaaagggagaagagaatgaagaagatgaatagcataagtttttgaacaaagaacttttcttgaaagagaaaggattgaacaaaaacttttagaaagatgaagaggaatgaatcagaaagttctgTAAAAACTTGTTATGAAACTTGTTGAAAAGATGATGAGAAATGAGTTAGAAAGTTCTTTAGAAATGCGTTGAAAGATGTtatgaaattcatgccatggtcacatatttataatctcttgataactcaagttaaagtttgtgactcttggcaatttctttaaaactagtcaccttttaaaaattgtgactcttttgaaaactagtcacttaaaaagttgtgacttttgaaaaaatcttcagaaacaagtcactttaagaattgtgacttttggaaatttatttttcgaaatcagtcactggttacacatcaacagatatgactcttcaagtttaaattttgaaaatcaaaacgtttagaaactctggtaatcgattacaagtattgtgtaatcgattacacaagtttaaaatgatttaaaaatattttatcactagttgtgactcttgaaatttgaaatctaacgttttaaaacattggtaatcgattacatgattatggtaatcgattaaaactttgtaaattagttttgaaaacaatgctgactactggtaatcaattactaccttcatgtaatcgattactagagagtaaaactctttggtaatgattttgtgaaaacttcttgtgctactcaatgttttgaaaaacatttttagtacttatcttgattaagtcttctcttgattcttgaatcttgagtcttgaatcttgatcttgattattcttgaatattgattcttgaaaacttgattcttgaaccttgaatcttgattcttgaaacttgattcttgaatctttggaatttgcttaactcttgattctttggcatcatcaaaataatcttggaaggcattgcttccacaatgattatttatttatttatttttcattataaaattcattttccatATAGAAACAAACTTGTAGCAAATGGGGACAAGTGGCGGTTAACTTTTCACACCATGATTTTTCAGTAGATTCTGCAAAGTTGTTGAAGGCAGAGACAACACGCCTGAGGAACACCTCATGGCCACTTAGATATTCATAATCTTTCTGTcaaacaaaatacataaataaaataagtttaggaaaataaaaaactaataattgtaCAAAActcttattcataaaaaatttcataaccAACTATCTCGAAAGCATAAGCTATATGCACCCCATGCACGAGCCCTTCATAATTGAATCAGTGATAATGAGCAG
This region of Glycine max cultivar Williams 82 chromosome 7, Glycine_max_v4.0, whole genome shotgun sequence genomic DNA includes:
- the LOC102665639 gene encoding serine carboxypeptidase-like 48 encodes the protein MYGGLGEHHTMFYFFFESQSSKNDCVVISLTRGPRCSNELGLFCSNGPFQLTKNLSLEWNDYGWDKRAGAPTIPTPASTLAPFYLEDHQVLSSVDSGLESAFALADVVEAYTDVLYPYSAQDLLIDSKA